CAGACCCCCAGCTAGGAATGACAAGATGACCTATTTGGGTtaggttggtttttgttttgttttgtttttctccagaTAGGAtcctgttctagcccaggctgacctggaattcactatgtagcctcaggtagccctttaaaaaaaaagaaaacttttagggggctgaggaaatggcttagcagttaaggcatttgtctgcaaagcctaaggaccctggttcattttcccaggacccacataagccagatgcacaaggggcgcatgcatctggagttcatttgcagtgggtataGGCCCTGatctgctcactctctctctctctctctctgcctctcgtcttctctctcaaataaataaaatattttaaaaatgttttttaactgggcatggtggcacacgcctttaatcccagcacttgggaggcagaagtaggaggattgccaagagttcaaggggaccctgagactacatagtgaattccaggtcagcctgtcagcctggactagagtaagaaaaacctatcttgaaaaaccaagagaaaaattttattttttatttttactatagaaagaaacatatatatatatatatatatatatatatatatatatttttttttttttttttttttttttttttttgaggtagggtttcactctagcccaggctgacctggaattcactatgcagtctcagggtggcctcaaactcatgatgatcctacccctgtctcctgagttctgtgattaaaggcatgcaccaccatgcccagcttatttttaaaaaattttttccaggtagggtctcactgttgcccaggttgATGTGGAACTCAttcagtcccaggctgacctcgaactcacagtgatctaaccctgcctcccaagttctgggatttaaggtgtacacacatggctttttttttttttttctttaagaaagagaggttggaaagatggcttagtggttaagcgcttgcctgtgaaggctaaggaccccggtttgaggctcgatcccccagtacccacgtaagccagatacacaaggtggacatgcatctggagttccgtttacagtggctggaggccatggtgcacccattcaactctccagatcacatttcagccagatgcacaaaggtgaggcaagcacaggtcgcacatacccactaggtggcgctagAGTCTGACATTCTATTGCAATGactgaggccctgacgtgccagacgtgccaattctgtctcaatctctaaaaaaaaaaaaaaaaaaaaaaaaaaaattgattaaataaaatttaaaaaacaagctgCCACTGACCTGGGGCTTCCTGCCTGCTGTCTTGCTCTTTGTACCAGAAGGTGCTGTGCCACTTGCTGTGGAAAAAAGCCATCCACAGTCCCAGCCAGCTATGCTAGGTAAGATGTGCGCACAGGCAATAGTGGCATAAATGCTAGGAAAGTAACCAACTGCTCCACACCTGGACTTCAGACTTGCTCCTCAGCGAAATCATGCCTGGCAATGGTGACTGTGCCTAGGTACTTGGGCCCTGGGGGGCGTGGTCAATACCGTGGTTAGTCTAATCAACCAGGACatcaaagtatttatttgcaagcaagtgaatgccaaaggcatgcaccactttgtgtacctggcttatgaacactggtgtggtggtttgatttaggtgtccctcataaatttgGGTGTTCAgaatcctaggttcccagctggtgaagatttgggaattaacacctcctggagggagtgtattgttggggacaggcttatgggtattatagccagtgtcctcttgccagtgtttggcacactctcctgttgctattgaccatctgatgttggctagggggtgatgtccaccctctgctcatgccattgttttcctctgccatggtggagctaccccctcaagtctgtaagccaaaataagcctcttttccccccacaagctgcttttggttgggtgatttctaccagcaacgtacacctgactacaacaactggagaactgaactcgggtcattaggctttgcagacaagcgcctgaaccactgagccatctctctagccctcaaactgtcttctaaatgTGTACTCATGGGTGGGTACTGCCAGCAGTCCCAAGCACAGATATTTCTTTATTCAGCTGGGAGAGGTAAAGACATAGGTAGTAAGATGGAGATAGAGTTACTAAGAATAAGTGGCTAGTGAGTGCCTGGCCCCAAATATGACATCAAAACCTCACTCCCAAGGCTGAGGAAGGGCCAGGAGGAGGTAGGCGCAGGACAGGAGGTGGGACTGGGACAGGAGGGACGCCACGTTCTGGGTCAAGTCCGCTGCACGATGAACATGCGGCACTTGTGGTCTCCTGCCCATACATGAGCCTGTCATAGGTCATCGTAGATGGGGGAGGGTCCATGAGACACCACAGCTCCCTGAGTAAATACCCGTATTGTATGGCAAAATCCTCCGAATGGAAAGGAATAACTAACTcttgccagctttatcaaaagcagccgggtgggctggagagatggcttaacggttaagcgcttgcttatgaagcctaaggatcccggttcgaggctcggttccccaggtcccacgttagccagatgcacagggggcgctcgcgtctggtgttcgtttgcagaggctggaagccctggtgcgcccattctctctctctccctctatctgtctttctttctgtgtctgtcgctctcaaataaataaataaaaaaaattataaaaaacaaaaagcagccgGGTCACCTCACCACAGAAGGTGTGAGGAGGGTCATTAGACCCCCACCTGAGACTCAGGTGCCCCTGCGCCAGCTGTATACAATAACAGAAGAtcgtatgatgtgtgtgtggggggcggggacaGAGTACATAGAGAGAAAAGATCTAGGAACAAGGAGCGCCATTGAGGTGGTGTCTctgagtctccatgctctgtaagtaagccctcaccccgaGACTGAGAGAGGGGCATCCACAGGGGAAACCCTGATATAGTGGACCCCGCTGAAGTGCTGCTTTGGCGTCTCATGCTCATTAAGTCACCCTGAggttgagggaggagcatccaaggagtcatttctttaaaaaaaaaaaaaaatgtatttacttgagagaaagacagaaaaagaggcagatagagaatgggcaccgccagggccttcagccaccacaaatgaactctagacgcatgcaccaccttgtgcctctggcttacatggatactgggaaattgaacctgggtccttaggctttgcaggtaagtgccttaactgctaaaccatctctccagccccgaggagTCATTTTTGACACAGGAAGCCCCATCAATGTGGTTGCTTTGATGGTTCcacttctcaaaatatttttacttatttgagccagtgtggtggtaccgcatgcctttaatcccagcactggggaggcagaggtaggaggatctctggaagtttgaggccaccctgagattacatagtgaattccaggtcagcctggattagagtgggACAGTACCTTGTGGGGGGGGcagttcaaaatatttttatttacttatttgagagagggagggaagcagagagagcggatggatccttaggctttgtatgcaagtgcgtaaagccatctctccagcctgggttccacttttttttttttaagtttctttctttatttgagagcgagtgagagaatgaatggacacatcagctccaactactgcaaacgaactctagatgcatgtgccaccatgtgcagctggcttacatgggtcctggggaattgaacttgggacctttggctttgcaggcaagtgtcttaaccactaagtcgtctTTCCAACCCTCGAGTTCCACTTTTGTATAAACAACTCCTCTCCATGCTTTCTAAGTACTCCCAATaaattcactggttcaccaaactggtacTGGCACTGATGCAGTATTTTGGAGTTTAGGAGGGTCTCTCAAGTTTATAAACCCCAACTTGGGGTCCTGTCCCCTCTTTAGCAAGGAActgataaagatggactcaaaaagggtaaattataaattttacttaaggagaaatcacaaactttggaaatatatttaaaagaaattatgatCTAGGAAGAATAGAGCAGTCATAAGCATGTGGGAAATGGAAAACACAGAATAGTTCAAAATGTTCATTAAGAGAaatggctgggggctggagagatggctcagcaattaaggtgcttccctgcaaaacctaaggacccaggtttgatccccagtacccatgtaaagccagatgtacatggtggtgtctggagtttgcttgcagtggctggaggcccttggcatgcccattctcattctctctctcataaaattctctctctctctcataaataaaaatattaaaaaaaaataagagggcaGAGCCATAAACACATGAAAGAATCTAGGTGCTTATGTAGGAAGACTTAGAGGAACACCCATAGCATCTGCCCTAAGCTCCCCCATggaagagggcaaatggtggttTAAGAAAGAAGCCagagcttgaaagatggcttagtggttaagtacttaacctgcgaagcccaaggaccctggttcaaggcttgattccccagtacccacataagccagacgcatgagGCAGCgcatgtctggggttcgtttgcagtggcgggaggctctgatgtgtccattccctctctctctgcctctgtctgttgctctcaaataaaaatacattattattattattattattattatttttggttttttgaggtagggtcccactggctcaggctgacctggaattaactatgtagtctctgggtgtccttgaactcacggaaatactcctaccactgcctcccaagtgctgggattaaaggcgtgcaccaccacgcctggctctcaaataaaaatacattaaaagaaagaatagcaagtggctgggtgtggtggcacacacctttaatcccagcactcgggaggcagaggtagaattgccatgattttgaggcctgagattacatagtgaagttcaggtcagtttgggctagatagagtgagaccctacctagggaaaaataaaaataaaaataaaaataaaaatgggcgtgatggcacatgcctttagtctcaggacttggcaggcagaggtaggaggatcaccatgagtctgaggccaacctaagactacacagtgatttccaggtcaacctggggctactttggggtgggggggtagaggaaagaatagcagagagaaaaaattCAGATGCAAAATGAGTAATGAGTTATACCTATGGTTACTCGgggtttagagaaattacacagccAGTAGTTATAGAAAGCACTCCCATGATGAatctagagtgtaagggaaatataCACATAGATTCAGAGactagaggaaaatcatacatgtaattatgtgagaagttaccccaaagtatgAAACAAGGGCATTCAGACCAATAAACTACTCTGCTCAGCTCTCCCCACACCCAGCTAGGTGTGGGTGGGGGCAGGGCCAGAGTCACTGTGTATTCCAGCAGCACAAGGTGAGGTGAggagaaacacagaaaataaaggtTGGGAACAGCTTTTATAATTGATTTAAATGTATTCTGTAGCCGAGTGTGgtagtacacctttaatcccagcattcggaaggcagaggtaggagttctaggccaccctgatactacacggccaattccaggtcagcttgagctagagtgagaccctacctcaactaaaaaaaattcttaaaagccaggcatggtggcgcaggcctttaatcccagcacttgagaggcagaagtaggaggatcagaggatcgccatgagttcaaggccaccttgagaatacatagtgaattccaagtcagcctgagctagagtgaaaccttacctcgagaaaaagacaaaaaaacaccCCTAGACCCctagaacatttatttatttgcaagcagagagagaagacagacagagagaatggacaccccagggtcTATAAAcgaactgcaaacgaactccagacgcatgaaccccttgtgcatctggtttacgtgggtcctggggaatcgatcctagaTCCTTTgagttcacaggcaaacaccttatctgctaagccatctctctagcccaaaacattttttaaaaattttgtttacttttatttgagagtaacacagagaaagaggcagagagagagagagagagagtgggcacaccagagcttctagccactgcaaatgaattccagacgtgtgcgaccgcttgtgcatctggctaacgtgggtcctggggccttgaaccagggtccttaggcttcacaggcaagtgtttaacccctaggccatctctccagcccaactttttttttttttttttaataaatgtattCTGTTGTCAGATTCAGCTATGAAAGGGGTTTGTACATTTGAAAGGTCTGGCTCCAGGGTCAGCCCATCTGGGTAGCGAAGACTACCCATTAGGTAGctgtgctagactgtgggcagcaggggcacTGCACTTGTTATGGATCAGGAaggagttccattcctgccagggcaaggtggcattggttctctctgggcctcagttcctAGTTGAAAGTGCCTAAAGGAACCTAGCTTTCTACTTCTCCTTCAGTGTAACTGTAGTTTGATCTGCCATCTTTGCCTtatttggggtgaagatgtgTATTTAAGTCTCCCCAGGGGGTATGCTTTCTTTAACAACTGGAAAAGATTGCCGGAAAGAAGGAGTCATGGCCTTTCGTGGTCAGCCCGAATGGGTACTCATTCTCCAGTAAGTACCCTCCCACACGATTATGCAAGAGTCCCTAATTTAGCCCAGtgggtcaaaaaataaataaataagtaaatgcatgaaagtagaaatgaaggctgggagtggtggtgacatacaccttaatctcagtactcatgaggctgaggtaggagagaatcatcctgagttcaaaaccagcatgggctacatgagaccctacctcaaaagtaaagtaggaatgccaggtgtggtagtgcacacctctaatcccagcactcagaatttgggaggcagaggtagaaggactgctgagagctcaaggccatcctgaaactgcatagcgaattccaggtcagcctgcagttcctaaaacagctaaagattgatctaccacatgacccagctatagcactcctaggcatatatcctaaggactcatctcatttccttatatgaacgtgctcaaccatgtttagaaatggaaccagccaagatgtccctcaactgatgagtggataatgaagatgtggcacatttatacaatggagttttactcagcggtaaagaaagatgaagttatgaaatttgcagaaaaatggatggatctggaaaggattatactgaggtaacccaagcccagaaagcaggcgccacatgttctccctcatatgtggatcctagatacagatgattgggtttctgcgtgagaaggaaaaaaactcagtagcagaggccagtaagttaaaaaggagatataaagggaagagaaaggaagggaggagggtacttaataggttggtattgtatatatataactacaatgattgagacggggaggtaatatgatggagaatggaatttcaaaggggaaactgtgggtgggggggagggagggtattaccatgggatattttttataatcatggaaaatgttaataaaaattgtgaaaagaggagggaattaccatgggatatattttataatcatggaaaatgttaataaaaattttaaaaaaaaattgtgaaaagaaaaaaaaaaaaacttgccagcCTAAATtccaatccccagcatccacatagtCACATAAGCCAGGCAGAAAGGTGTGCTGGTCCAAAACAATGGAAGAAATGCACAGGAAAGGGCTGTGTGAACTTATGACCCCAAGAGCGAAGGTatcagtcagacatggtggcatccAGGCAGGAGCATTTTTTTGAAGCCAGCTATGCTACAAAGTGACGAACAAAAAGTcccaagacagggctggaggcatggtttagcggcctgcaaagccaaaggaccctggttcaatttcctaggacccatgctagccagatgcacaaagaggcatatgtatgagtctggagttcatttgcagtggctggaggatctggcgcacccattctctctgtcaaatataaagTCCCAAGACAAAGATTATTAGAAAATAGGGCCAGGGTGTGGCCCTGAAGCAGAGTACTTGCCTGGTGTGGGTTTAATCCACACCTGTGAGCTGGCTAACTCTCCAGACACCAGCTTTTTGCTTGCAGACGCTATCGGCAAAGGGAACAGCTACAGCTACACAGATGGCTCAGGGTTCTCTGGTGAAGTCCCTGGAAAGAACCAGAAGCCTCCACACCAAGAGCTAAAGCCAGTCATGAGGCACAAATGGAGCCATGGAGGGGAAGCAGCAAGTTTCCAAAACCCAGGACATAGCAAGGCCACCCACAGAACTTAGCAGTGGTTTGGAAATACATTTATctgagctggggaaatgactgaggggctaaaggtgcttgcttgcaaagcctgccagccagggtttgattctctagtacccatataaagccagatgcacaaagtggtgcatgcatctggagttcatttacagtggcaggagaccctatcACATCCACTTTCTCTATTCTTTCAAATAACATAAAAGAAATGCATgtatttattcaaaatatctttaattttttaactctGGATTCACAACTTTCTATGACAAGTGAACTGCAAATGGGGGACTGGGGTGCTGAGAACCCTGAGCTCCAAGTCACACAGCGGTATTCTGGGAACCAGCAGTTGGGTTGCTGGCTGCCACCAACCTCCTCATCCATTGTGTTCCTCCTGAGGCACTGGCGACCTCCaacaaaggaaaggtggatggggATGGTGGTCCTTCCTGGGTAGCATGAAGAGTTGCAGAGGGGATAGTCCAGAGTGGGATGGGAAAAGGGCAGTGGGCTATGCCATGCAGGTTGGGTGGTCACCTGGCCACTCCTTGGCCATCCTGTGCTCTGGTCACTGACGGTGACCTCAGCATCTCTGACCCAAACCTCTCGGAAGCCCTGGGGTAAGCCTGACATGATTGGGGATTAGGAGCCGGCCTGGCCGCCGCCCTCTCAGCCTGTTACCCATGctttaaacacatgcaccactttgtgtatctgctcttgcatgggtactgggaaattgaatacaggtgggcaggctttgcaaacaagtgcctttaattgctcagctatctctccagccctgttttattttatttttctttcaaggtagggtctcactggagctcgGGCTgacccctggaattcactatgtagtctcagggtggcctcgaactcacagtgatcctcgtacctctgcctcttgagtactaggactaaaggcacacaccacaacacacagcactgtttttggcttttttttttttttggttttcccgaggtagggtctcactctagtccaggctgatctggaatgcactatgtagtctcagagtggccttgaactcacggccctGGAGGgaggacccagggacccacagctctagtccaggctgacctggaattcactgtgtagtctgagggtgaccttgaattcacagtgatccacctacctctgcctcccaactgctgggattaaaggcatgcaccaccatgcccggctgatgttttttgctttttgagacatggtttcattCATTATGGAGCCCATGGTAGACTTGAACTTCTGGTAATTTCCCTGCCTCAGTCTGGTCTCCTGAGTGATGACATTACTAGCCAAATAACCATGGTGGGTTCTAGTTTTGAGGACAGAAGGTTGACCACGCCATGTGTGGGACCCTCCTTGGGAGCTGTGCTGGCCAGGGCTGGTCTGGGCATGCTGCGGAGAGGCACTCATTGGTGTGGCCGCCTGGCCCTGGCTACTGCACCAGGCGGTAAGTGATGTAGCGGCCAGCCGTCTCGCTGGGCCGGATGATCTTCACCACCTGCAGAGGGGAAGGGAGATGGACAGAGCTTcacatagtctcagggtcacctcacATGGGTGAGTGACATGTGGGGCCAGCTCTGAGAGCCCAGGGAGGGGGTGAGGGGGGAATCAAGGTCCTTTCTGGCCTCAGGGTCCAGGAAATGCTGGGGGCTTAGTGGCCATGGCCTTACCTGCCCTCGCTTGATTCCAAAGTAGCGTGCCACAGGGTCCCCAGCCTGGATCCTGGGCAGCTGGCTCTCACGCAGCTTGCTGAGGACTTGGTCAAGAAAAAGGTGGCTATCGGTTTTGGTGTGGGGTTGGAGTCACAGGGACCATGGGAGGTACAGAgggcaggggaaggaaggaagaatggagacGGGGCAGAGTCTGGAACAGAGGAGGAGGGGGTTGAAAGAAGGACGGAGGGCAGGATACTATCGCGCCAGCAGCTCTGTCACCTCCTCCTTGGTCATGACAACATGCTCTGGGACCAGCTGTAGAGGGAAGCAGGCCAGTGTCAGAGCCCCACAAACCACATACCCCATGGCCATCACCCTGGGGATGCACCCAGCCTCACCTCGTGCTCTGTGATATTGATCAGAAGCTCCTGCTGCAGAAACTGCTCCAGGACATACTTGGGGGCCATGTCCACCAGAGACTGCAGGAGAGCAGTGTCATATGCCAGCCCCCCAACCCCCAGGGCAGTAAGCCACTTCTAGGACTGGAGATAGGAGACTGAGGACCCCAGTGCACCTGCTTGGCGGAAGGTGTCATGCCTTGCTGGACCACGATGAGGGCACGCGTGATGTTCTCCTCCTGCATACGCTGGCAATATACCTTGATGGTTTTGATTCCCACCTTGGGCTCCTCTGGGGATGGATGGGATGAACTCAGATCCATcccacataccaccatgcctcagtttccccatgtgcAAGGAAAGCACCTCTTACTGGGACCATAGGCCCCTCCTAGCCAATGGTGTTGACTTGGTCAGTTTCAGCTGCCTGGAAGAGAACGGTGTGCCCACTGGCATAGGGCCAGGGACCAACTACGTGCATATAGCACACTTGTTCACTCTCAGACCTTCCCCATCCATGTGAGTATTAGGAGCTAGACTGGGCCCCCCAAGTTATCTGCTGAAGCTCAAACTCCCAGGACCTTTACACAAGACAGTATGTGAGGTGGGAGAGTGGTCGCAGGCTGGCTCTCTCCCTGCAGGTGGCTAGCTTCACCTACACCAGGAACACTGAGCCCCCAGTTCCTAGAACCCTGAGGATGCCAGGTCTCCTGTGCCACACAACatctgcctgggctagtgagaccctgcctcgaaaaatcaaGGAAACAGAAACAGTGCTGTAGTGACAGCCACCAGCAGTGACACGGACTGAAACCATGCCTGAAGGGAGCAGGACCAAAGACCAAGCCTAGGCAGATTCTGGGGGATTTCAGgtttgaagggttaatagccttccctgaaaactaaagggaactaaagagttaatagctatccctaaagcttgcaggcaataaagaagtttcgtacccttccctgattgatgtactccccttatcctagctggccttgaaggatcagagaccatctgagtgtcctcccttagacatttcTGGCTATTtggaacaaggacacaaacagctaccattttcttatcaactgcacctggtccagtctgtttttcttaggattctCCTTACAAGCTTACACCCTAACCTGGCTcaatgcttcagccttcatcccacgggaaagctgaggcccctcGCTCTTTTCTCACACACCTGTGGACACTCACCTGGGAAGAAGACGAACATCTGATCAGTAGGGTCATCGTTGTGGGCGACCAGCACTGTGAGGTCCGTGCGCCGAGGCCGCCCCTCACTTGGCTTGTCCCCAAACTGGGCCTTGAACTCTTCCAGTGTCTGGTCCAGCTCATCCTGGGTTACCAGGTAGCCTCGGTCATGACAcagctacagagaaagagagagcagatgATCGCTGGGCAGATCCACTGCTTGGCTCTTTGTGATGGCGCCCAGGACAGGGCTGTCAAAGCAAACTGGAACAGCACCTACTGCATGTTATGTGGCTGGGCCACTGTCACCCTTTCAAATCCAAGTCCCTGAGGTTGCAAAGAAGGCCCAAAGAGCCCAGGCGTGAGCAGAGTCATGCAAGCACATGCAAACTGTTTGGAGCCAGTCTCCTGCAGCTGTAGCACATCCTCTGGAACCTCTGATATCCTAGAGAGCTCCACCCAGGAAAGGGTCAGGAATAGATGAAAGAGAAAGTTCTGGACAGGTTGGGGATGAAGCCCAGAGGAGCACTTATGTACAAGCACCAAGtgcaaaacaaaaaagctctccagccgggcgtggtgacacgtgcctttaatcccaacacttgggagggagaggtaggaggattgagactatctagtgaatttaaggtcagcctgggctacggcaaaaccctacctcaatgaaCAACAACGGCCGATGTGGTGACCATGCTTTTaaaatccctgcacttgggaggcagaagtaggaagactaccatgagttcaaggccaccttgaaactacatagtgaattccaggtcagcctgagatacagtgagaccctacctcaagaaaacaaaacaaaggcgagcatggtggcccatgcctttaaatccagcacgggggaggcagaggaaggaggatcacacttgagctcgaagccaccctgagactacatagtgaattccaggtcagcctggggtagagtgaaacactacctcaaaaaaccaaaaacaacaacagctgggcatggtggcgcatgcctttaatcccagcacttgggggggaagcagaggtaggaggattaccgtgtgtttgtggccaccctgagactacatagtgagttccaggtcagcctgggctagagtgaaaccctatttcggAGGATGGGGGAAAGGCTCTCTAAACCTGGGTTACTgcaaagaccctacctttaaaaaaaaaaaaaaaaaaaaaaaaaaaaaaacaagaaagaaaagaaaatgtaaactgACCGTGTAGATCCCCACAGAAAGCAATGTTTTCAATGCCATGACTCTTTATCATTCTAATTTTCCAAAGAACATtgatattgcagtcaggttcgcattgctggcagaaaacacccaaccaagagcagcttgtggggggaaaagggttgattttggcttacaaacttgacaggaagctccatgatggcaggggaaaataatagcatgagcagagggtggacatcaccccctggcccacgtcaggaagacaataggaacaggagagtgtgccaaacactggcaaggggacactggctataacacacataagcctgcccccaacattatactttctccaggaggcattaattctcaaatctccatcatctggggatctagcattcagaacacctaaatttatgggggacacctaaatcaaaccaccacaattgccATCAAAAACTTGATGAAAATTGGATTCAGGACAATAATGA
This sequence is a window from Jaculus jaculus isolate mJacJac1 chromosome 15, mJacJac1.mat.Y.cur, whole genome shotgun sequence. Protein-coding genes within it:
- the Polr2e gene encoding DNA-directed RNA polymerases I, II, and III subunit RPABC1; this encodes MDDEEETYRLWKIRKTIMQLCHDRGYLVTQDELDQTLEEFKAQFGDKPSEGRPRRTDLTVLVAHNDDPTDQMFVFFPEEPKVGIKTIKVYCQRMQEENITRALIVVQQGMTPSAKQSLVDMAPKYVLEQFLQQELLINITEHELVPEHVVMTKEEVTELLARYKLRESQLPRIQAGDPVARYFGIKRGQVVKIIRPSETAGRYITYRLVQ